The following are from one region of the Microbacterium paraoxydans genome:
- the coaD gene encoding pantetheine-phosphate adenylyltransferase, which produces MSSRIAVVPGSFDPPTLGHLDVIRRAAALYDELHVLVVHNPGKEAMLPIAQRLALLERSIAEDGMSGNIVIGSWSMGLLVDYARDVNAGVLVKGIRSQVDVAYESPMAIVNRHLADIETVFLLPDPAHAMVSSSLVRQVAGLGGDVSPFVPPAVASFLDTGARGI; this is translated from the coding sequence ATGAGCAGCCGGATCGCCGTCGTCCCGGGTTCCTTCGATCCGCCGACCCTGGGTCACCTCGACGTGATCCGGCGCGCGGCCGCCCTCTACGACGAGCTGCATGTGCTCGTGGTGCACAACCCGGGCAAGGAGGCGATGCTGCCGATCGCGCAGCGGCTCGCCCTCCTGGAACGTTCGATCGCCGAGGACGGCATGTCCGGCAACATCGTCATCGGCTCCTGGAGCATGGGACTCCTCGTCGACTATGCGCGCGACGTGAACGCCGGCGTCCTCGTGAAGGGCATCCGCTCGCAGGTCGACGTGGCATACGAATCGCCGATGGCGATCGTCAACCGTCATCTGGCCGACATCGAGACCGTCTTCCTGTTGCCCGACCCCGCGCACGCGATGGTCTCCAGCTCGCTGGTGCGCCAGGTCGCCGGTCTCGGAGGCGATGTCTCGCCGTTCGTCCCGCCGGCCGTGGCCTCCTTCCTCGACACCGGCGCGCGCGGGATCTGA
- the rpmF gene encoding 50S ribosomal protein L32, producing the protein MAGNPPKRKVSRSNTRSRRAQWKAEAPALVKTIENGKVVYSRPHQAKVVTDSQGTELFLEYKGRKVADV; encoded by the coding sequence ATGGCTGGTAACCCCCCGAAGCGCAAGGTCTCCCGTTCGAACACCCGCTCGCGCCGCGCGCAGTGGAAGGCGGAGGCCCCCGCGCTCGTCAAGACCATCGAGAACGGCAAGGTCGTCTACAGCCGTCCGCACCAGGCGAAGGTCGTCACCGACTCGCAGGGCACCGAACTCTTCCTCGAGTACAAGGGCCGCAAGGTCGCCGACGTCTGA
- a CDS encoding YceD family protein, with protein MREHSFSVPLTEQWGEGIVSFEAGSELDLDVRLESVHEGILVTGEAEGEYVGVCGRCLTDIARPVEVEFQELFAYPGEEETDFEVQDDHVDLETLVRDAAVLALPFQPVCQPDCLGLDPVTGERLTESTGTEQAAPIDPRWSALQQITDQDGTAERGAAEKEES; from the coding sequence ATGCGCGAGCACTCCTTCTCGGTGCCCCTGACGGAGCAGTGGGGGGAGGGCATCGTCTCCTTCGAGGCGGGCTCGGAACTCGATCTCGACGTGCGGCTGGAGTCCGTCCACGAGGGCATCCTCGTCACCGGAGAGGCGGAGGGCGAGTACGTCGGCGTGTGCGGTCGATGCCTCACCGACATCGCTCGGCCCGTCGAAGTCGAGTTCCAGGAGCTTTTCGCGTATCCTGGTGAGGAAGAAACTGACTTCGAGGTTCAAGACGACCACGTGGATCTTGAAACTCTCGTCAGGGATGCGGCCGTTTTGGCCCTTCCTTTTCAGCCGGTGTGTCAGCCGGATTGCCTCGGGCTCGACCCGGTCACAGGCGAGAGGCTGACCGAGAGCACCGGAACGGAGCAGGCCGCTCCCATCGATCCTCGGTGGAGCGCGCTCCAGCAGATCACAGACCAGGACGGCACGGCAGAACGCGGTGCCGCCGAGAAAGAAGAGAGCTAG